The Malus sylvestris chromosome 3, drMalSylv7.2, whole genome shotgun sequence genomic sequence ttagccaacaccttctttaagaagagagaagaacatgtgatcacctacaagagtgggtcgtcaaaaacacaaatagattttcttctaatgaggaaaggggatcgtataacttgtaaggattgcaaagttataccaagagagagcgtggctaatcaacatcgcttgttggtgatggatgtacatatcaaaagagtaagacaaaagaacaagacttggaagtgcccaaggactagatggtggaatctaaaagaagaaaaacaagccattttcaaagagaaggtaatcacccaatgtgtgtgggatagagagggggaagctagccaaatgtgggattccatggctagttgtatccgaaaagtagcaaaagaggtattaggagagtccaagggctttgccccacaccaaaaggaatcttggtggtggaatgaggaggtacaaacaaaggtgaaggctaagaaggaatgttgtaaagccttatacaaggagaggactgatgaaaatggtgaaaggtatagaaaagcgaagcaagaggcgaagaaagctgtcagagaagctaagttagcggcttacgacgatatgtataaacgactagataccaaagaaggagagttggatatctataaactatctagagcaagggaaaagaagacaagggacctaaaccaagtgaggtgcatcaaggatgaggatggaaatgttcttgctacagagaacgcggttaaagacagatggagaggttattttcataatcttttcaatgaaggacatgaaatgagtgcttctttaggggagttgagtaactcagaagagtgtagaaactactctttttatcgtcgaatccggaaggaagaagtggttgtagctttgaagaagatgaagcataaaaaagcaataggcccagacgatataccaatcgaagtgtggaaacttttgggagagacaggtataacatggctcactgaccttttcaataggattttgaaaacgaagaagatgccaaatgagtggcgaatgagcactttggtgcctatctacaagaataagggcgacgtacaaaattgcatgaactataggggtattaagctaatgagtcatacaatgaagctctgggagagagtcattgagcatagattgaggcaagagacacgggtttcggacaaccaattcgggttcatgccagggcgctcaaccatggaggcaatctatctcttacgaagattgatggaaagatatagagatgggaaaaaggatttacacatggtctttatagatttggaaaaagcgtatgatagggtcccaagagacattctttggaggattttagagaagaaaggagtacgagtagcatatatccaagctataaaggatatgtatgaaggagcaaagactgccgtaagaactcatgaaggacaaaccgaaagctttcccataactgtaggattacatcaaggctcatccttaagtccttacctttttgcgttggtaatggatgagttaacacgacatattcaagatgatattccttggtgtatgcttttcgcagacgatatagtgttgatagatgaaactcaggaaggggtaaatgcaaagcttaacctttggagagaagtgttggaatctaaaggtcttcgcctaagccgatcaaagacagaatatatggagtgcaagttcagtgcaaatggaggccaaaacgagttaggggtgaggatcggagatcaagaaataccaaagagcgaccgttttcgttacctaggatctatcttgcaaaagaacggagaattagatggagatctcaaccatagaatacaagctggatggatgaagtggaagagtgcatccggcgtgttgtgtgaccgccgtatgccactgaagctcaagggaaaattttataggacggcaataaggccggcgatgctgtatggcacagaatgttgggcggtgaaacatcaacacgtacacaaaatgggtgtagcggagatgaggatgcttcgttggatgtgtgggcacacgagaaaggataagattaggaatgaggatatccggggtaaagtaggagtagccgaaattgatggaaagatgagagaaaatcggttacggtggtttggacatgtgcaaagaaggcctactgacgttccgattagaagatgcgattatgagacagaggttcagggccgaaggggtagaggaagacctaggaaaactttggaagagactctaagaaaagacttagagtacttagatctaacgaaggacatgacacaggatcgagcacaatggcgttctaagatttatatagccgatcccactcagtgacttggattttccaagtctccaaccgagaagttttcctcactcgggaaattaagggaacactaccccaacctacatgctccactcagaaagcttcaacatacaagctttaacaaaagaaaattcaaagaacttagcgaagaaggctttggtgtatttaacacaatacgttgaaatgaaggaaagcttatttattgatatccccgataagctacaaatatgtacatatacatgagtcaaaataagcacacaagagggagccttcacaaaggttgcttaggagaagtctcagcagtcggtagagccccagaaagagaaggcaccggagggggatcatttggagcctcagtactggacagaaccctagaaggaggaggcatcagaggttgatcatttggagcttcattacgcggtacagccccagaagacgaaggcaataaatgcctttggaacaaacccacaaatctctgatgatcaagtaaaacctgaccatcagtttccttcatctggtcaagcttcctcttcatgtttgtagcatagtcatgtgcgagccggtgcaactgtttattctcatgcttgagccctctaatctcctgtttgagactcatcacttcagccgccaatgattcaacttggcgggttcgagcaaataggcgttgggccatattagacacagaacctgcacactgaacactgagagccagcgaatccttaacagctaactcatcagaccgtttggaaagtagtctgttatctttgggagtgagaaggttcctggccaccaccgcagcggtcatatcattcttcatcacggaatccccaacggtaagaggaccagtaggggagacgaaggatgggcgccatatgttgtctgaagaaggcggggctgcctcttcaacaaggttcaagtcaaaacgacggtcggaggggccagacattttcaaaggtgttgaagagagaagaggtcggacaaatcaagatcttagaagtgcaagaatgaagcttctactggtggagaatcaagtgtgctttggaacttaatgccagcccctataaaaatctgcactcgacgaagcttcagaaatcgaagaggcgcctgctcagaaatcgaagaggcgtttgctttctcaaaagctgggctgcttagagatcacgagggttgatctcagaaatcgaagaggcgtttgctttctcaaaagttgggctgctcaaagaccacgaaggccgatctcaaaaatcgaagaggcgctcgctttctcaaaagctgggctccccagagaccacgagggccgatctcagaaatcgaagaggcacctacttttccagccttttccagccttgtcagcacctgtcacacgcacactcagttttgcggaaattatgggcattctgtcaaagacttctggggaagtagaaaacacatgaatcttactgttcaatcacccacttctcacacgcaacaatagctcatgggtaccacagataactttgccaaagttctctgccaaagttgagcacgtgaagcttgcagctcccactacatcgctctgaccaagaagggtaaaagaatagcaaagaaacagcactaacaaagtttagacccataaattttgaaggtctagctaccatattattacccacaagggtaaaggaacagtaccactgctggataattggaaagtccctgtgtgtcaacctctgtgcttcgtggcaaggtagactagcaaacatgcccaacctttactcacattcgagaaaacactcccaataagattgcttggtccaaaatcgaagaggcaccgtcctccgaatctcgagagccagactcccaacatgactactttcttaaaaatcgaagagagggtaaaggaacagtaccattgctggataattggaaagtccctgtgtgtcaacctctgtgcttcgtggcaaggtagactagcaaacatgccaaacctttactcacattcgagaaaacactcccaacaagattgcttgctccaaaatcgaagaggcaccgccctccgaatctcgagagccagactcccaacatgattactttctcaaaaatcgaagagacactgctccccgaatctcgagagccagacccccagcatgattgctttctcaaaaatcgatgaggcatcgttctccgaatcaatcgaagaggcgctcgctttctcaaaagctgggctgctcagagaccacgagggccgatctcagaaatcaaagaggcacctacttttctagccttgtcagcacctgtcacacgcacactcagctttgcagaaattatgggcattctgtcgaagacttctggtgaagtagaaagcacatgaatcttactgttcaatcacccacttcccacacgcaacaatagctcatgggtaccacaaataactttgccaaagttctctgccaaagttgagcacgtgaagcttgcagctcccactacatcgctctgaccaagaaaggtaaaagaatagcaaagaaacagcactaacaaaagtttagacacataaattttgaaggtctagctaccatattattacccacaactgtaaaggaacagtaccactactggataattggaaagtccctgtgtgtcaacctctgtgcttcgtggcaaggtagactagcaaacatgcccaacctttactcacattcgagaaaacactcccaataagattgcttgctccaaaatcgaagaggcaccgtcctccgaatctcgagagccagactcccaacatgactactttctcaaaatcgaagagagggtaaaggaacagtaccattgctggataattggaaagtccctgtgtgtcaacctttgtgcttcgtggcaaggtagactagcaaacatgcccaacctttactcacattcgagacaacactcccaacaagattgcttgctccaaaatcgaagaggcaccgccctccgaatctcgagagccagactcccaacatgattacttcctcaaaaatcgaagagacactgctctccgaatctcgagagtcatacccccagcatgattgctttctcaaaaatcgaagaggcatcgttctccgaatctcgagagccagataccacagaccactttttcaaagtgctctgacagagttaaaacatgtgaaactggcagctcccactaccgtgctatgaccaagcagggtaaaggaatagcattactacttgttgttagggagactcctatatatgtcgacctccatccccaacggacaggcagacctgcaaaaatgctcaacccttcatcatatctgagagggcactcccaacgaagcctttcgaaatattcagctttctttccccccgataatacctctgcaaacaagctatactagagcaagaatatctcatatcatcagggttaaaagtaagagtatcccatatcatgctttttccctgtcttttcttttggccttgtttttacctgcaagacaaggagaaagagagcaatcagtcagcacttggaatcaagcttccagccaggaactgactgcctggaaccccttacctgattacttacctggcattgctctcgagtactcatcttcaacatcttatgtttccagggaagattccgcatctgcttgaggaacagatagggcaagtgcgaaggatacaaggaagcatgtggagacaagcgtaacagcacacgtgccgatacattcattactctgtcaaaagcaaaagtatcccatatcagcagggtggaacgtactctagatttgatggacttgttttgaccctcaaattcttcagtcggccttatactctggaggaaaccagaaaaccctccagctcagttcaagaataagcctgtggaaagttacttcttcaaaagcaaaagtatctcatatcatctcttctcatttttcttctctttatccttcatgctgctgcaagatggggagaaggtgaacaatcagtcggagctctgattgcttaccttgtctgtcacctctttcagcagaccccctagctcggcgacttgggggactcctactacatggtttgtatcgcgcttgaccaagcctgaaactacaagtaagcttcaagtgaaattgatacattaccttgtgcatctccaccagttaaagataccacccctggatggaggaagagtacttccagagaagatgccacatctacctatgagacagataaggcaagtcaagacgacaccacactccgatacttagaagtttcgtgattacgagatcattctcccacaatatttcctaatgtcatttgtactaaatcattcacttgtactcactaaatgagagcttgaacctatgtacttgtgtaaacccttcacaattaatgagaactcttctattccgtggacgtagccaatctgggtgaaccacgtacatcttgtgtttgctttcctatctctatccatttatatacttatccacactaatgaccggagcaatctagcgaagctcacaaaaagcgatcgttttcgctacctaggatctatcttgcaagagaacggagaattagatggagatctcaaccatagaatacgagctggatggaaagagtgcatccggcgtgttgtgtgaccgtcgtaggccactgaagctcaagggaaaattttataggacggcaataaggctagcgatgttgtatggcacagaatgttgggtggtgaagcatcaacacgtacacaaaatgggtgtagcggagatgaggatgcttcgtgggatgtgtgggcacacgagaaaggataagattgggaatgaggatatccgaggtaaagtaggagtagccgaaattgtaggaaatatgagagaaaatcggctccggtgattttgaacatgtgcaaagaaggccgactgacgctccggttcgaagatgtgactacggcacagaggttcagggccgaaggggtagaggaagacctaggacaactttggaagagactctaggAAAAGacgtagagtacttggatctaacggaggacatgacacaaaaccgagcgcaatggcgttctaggattcatatagccgaccccacttagtgggaaaaggctttgttgttgttgttgtagacaCACGGTTTTGTGGACCCTACTTTGTAATGTTTAACGATCCGAACAATCTACGTTTTAGGTCTTCTCTCAAAGGTCATGTCTAccaaaaatcacccaaattTGAAACCATAGGATTGTTGGATTAAGggtttatggttttttttttacaatgatattcgtccattttcttcacaacagatgaatgtcttaatggttttggatttatctaattttttgcaagaatgatctatgaatgttctaaaagatagacgatttggattgttaaaatacattacTAAGTGGCCCCCACAAATACATGTGTCAAAAGTTCAGTAAAAAGTTGGTACCCCATATTTgccttacacacacacacacacatacacacacacacacacacacacacacacatatatatatatatatatatgatttagGATCAAGGACACGTTTTTGCCTCATATTTTGATATACATTTTTTTAGGGCCCACTCCGTAATTTATTTTAACGATTTGAagacgacacgtggactttttgCCTAAGAAGACAAGAATGCCCTCATTGAAGGGGAGGGCACCCAAATATTCCCACGTGCAGTTCAACATCCCTAGAGACTTGAGTAGCTGACTACGACATCTCCAAGATCCTTTGCTCGTGGCATGAAAAGTCAAAAgaattaaagataggattaatcaccaaatcctatatttaatacattcctaattgaagatcaaCTTAAACAAGCAAGGAATTCTTATAATAATCAATCAAGGATACTTACCTGATAATCCTGAGCTACTATCTCCTAATTAATATCTTCGGGATAATTCTTTCATCATCCATCCTACGGATGACTCACCTTAACCAATTGAAAACTGCCACGTATAGGGTAGAACCCTACCGTGGCCGGCCACCTCCCCATAAATACTTCATCTACACCATTTTATGGTACGCTTTTGCTATGCACTTAAGCCCTAAACTTTCTCCGTTTTCAGAGAAACTGACATAGGCGTTAGAGATCCATTGGCTAAACTTCCCCACCTCAAGGGTGCATAAGGCTTTGCCCTTGATCAAATGTGCTTATTGTATTGTAGGTACAAAATTGTCAAGACTGAAGATGACAGAGTTTTTGTACCACAAATTCGTCAAAGGGCAGAAACTTTCGACATCCttagaaagtacaagatgaagctcaatcccgccaaatgcacatttggaGTATCTTCAGGCAGAGTTTTAGGTTACTtagtaacccaacgaggaatCGAAGCACATCCCAAGCAGATCCGACCAATCCTAGGGATGAAGtcttgatgcgaaatatataagcacacaaattaaaccctcttttgtcaaattgtagtagagatgtaagtagggatcgttctagaccggggattaggagggattgctaaacacttggaaactgacttaaaaactcaaaaacaaagtttaaaccactaaactagactcaaagaatgcaaaactaaaggttaaaacacttaaacaaacctaaaactcaaaacagcaacctaatgactcaaaactgcctaaaaaccactttctgggcagttttgagaacctaacaagaacttggacgaatttgagtgaaaacttgaatcaaaacacttagaaacacaaatcaaaacactttctaactaatctaagacttcaaaataaagggggatttgttttggacgaaaattgaaaacaaaacagaaacttaaaactaaacagattgtaaaacgtttttggtgaaatagatggataaaaggctagttaggaggttcttctccacacatgtcacacttgcaaacaaaacgattttcagttgttcttccgataaactatgaatactcaacgccccaagttaaccgtgaattgcactaattaaccctcagtttttccagaatttatcaagttggatgattgcatacgacaactcaaaacattccctacaagttccctacatgaattgcataatagagatacaagcaagaatcattacgttctatgaaaaacataagcattgacgaagcatttgttactatgaattgcatgaaacttatgctaagaattcattcaacgcgatcgttttcaagcgatcttcactacttgtgattataagattataactattaggtgaaactccctcataatctagcatcatattcatgcatgaaaactaagcgtgcactctcaatcaacatacataaataagtatcaatcaaatagatgaacgaattgaatccacaacttatgaaataacaactgaatgtaatcgaatcaaattgcaagcatgtacatggtttcgaatcaccccccaactaagggggtttagttcctcatactcacaacacaacgtttattgaattgaaacatcgaagacataagaaagattacacctaaaatgccaaagaagtccactttgaattctgcacagaaagctcctctttcttcttctccttgttgcggcagagttggtttagggggtttttggatgggtttggatgactttggatgagggaggatggtggaaaactatctaggataggtgtagggcacggctaggaaggtttggggtcagagaatatggatttgggtgtaggttgggctcggcaaaggtgagggacaggttctggcgtgaatggagtttctggatgtgtttttggttttttagaagggagttaggatggtagggtggtgcggcaaggtgtgggaaagagttatggaggtgtggaatggtgtctaaaggtggaggatggtggctggaatggatgaatggctgcggcaaggaagggatttgggtgatggtggctgcggcaaagtgGGGAAAGGGAtgtagttttctgatttttatggagagggaagaagaagtgcggctagggtgtagaaatatatatatataggcacttaaaaaccctagcaattcagattagaacaatgggctagggttaaggtttgtaaaatagggctttttggatggaaaggtgcggcataggcttagggatttccaatcagatttttgcatgtgaacaaggcctaggtgcggctgaaacaatgggctagggttagggtttaggtacggcataggtccaagagttaaggatgggtcatccaaaagcccaaaaccgagaatagaaactcacgaaaatggaaacctccaagaatagaaacttccaactttagaaactttggttgccaattccgatttaggaaagatcaacccaaaatggaaacttttaggcttagctttcctacttcaagtaggaaacctcaaatcttcaactcttcaatttcatcccaaccttgcgttccaagcatgtcctttttacttcaagctcactttctgctccaaaagctccaaactgcatcatttcatgtaatacgtccgctaaacctgaaaacacaagaaagtagcttaaaagactactttaacgaagaaaacataacaaagatgcataagaactagctaactaaggcgcataaatatgctcctatcaaattcccccacacttagcttttgctagtcctcgagcaaaacaaacaaaagaaagaaaacaaaatgaaacaaactaaccaaaacaaaacctaaaccttccaacaattgcctcagggatttccaatgcacatgacatgttaaagattgttatccccacaaatttgagtcatctttacacaagcacatacttaattaaagccaccacttactaattcacaagtaatcaatcaaaacaatgctttgaatgtagtaacatgccttagagaattccctcaattccttacaagatatacactctattttcactcagattttctaactccacaccctacactagtcatatgtgagaagattgatgtagaaatgaaaacgaatgctcacataaatgtatcacaaagaacgcaatttctagagttatgaagcatgtttagatatgatctcatgaatggaatgctactacttagatgcgagaaccagtgacaccatatgctcataccaaattcaaactccacaaattgaaacacataacactcaagatagaagttaagggttgtaatggggcttggggtgttggttaacaaggaaaggataaggaaaacaaacgttcttcaagcaatagtaagcaaagcaatgaaattgagacttagaattcacttagagtgcagaaattaactttaaaacacaagggaaagatttaaacaactccttagggccgaattcattgttttggacccttacttcaacaaacaatactttggaactctttttctcaacttttcaactctttttcacacttttcatatttttttttcttcattttttctttttccacgaatttttttattttcttttctctttccacacgtgcctatggcacacaaaatcacaaagaaatacttcccccacactagttttctgccaacataaatcaaaaggaattcaatttgaatcatgctttactatgctttaagaacaagggtttggatggtcctaaactaggctaggtgaggaaaacatgggttaacaaataacgaaggctaacaaggctcaatggggttaaaacctacaaatcacaatgacatagggcacacggctttttggctaaggtggtggtcactacacaacttcatcttgaatatgtgttatgcaaatcaataacatgctttgaatgaaatgggcatgagttctagcatttggaactaaatgatgaaacgccttctaagtagcaaccaagcaaggaataatgagatcatgcaacgacttagaaaacaaagaatgcacagattttaactctccaaataagcgtttaggctcaagtctcacaaggttgtagcgttagtttgagttccttccttcaagcatgttacaaaaactgattttttcttttatgattgcatgtgaattcataagttataaccacaactaaacataacaaagagtaaatcaaactttcatccatgttagtcactttctttaacagtcatgcacttaaaaaccaaatcctcatcattgtgttggaaggtaccctaagacacaaacaaacacaaaaacaactctttttgggtttttaaaacaaatttttcaaatttttatgtaattttcggatttttacttcaaaacacactaaaacacatcaaaactgctcaaaaacacttaaaaacagcaaggaacaagtcttcaagtttagggtgataaaatcccacgaatttgtatctaaaacacttagttacccccccacacttaaatcaaacattgtcctcaatgtttcaagcataaaatcacactaaacaaaaagaaacacacaaacagcaactaaaacaactaaataggcagattcgaaataaataacaaagggaagagtttaggaacgcaaatctggaattggagtgattccgtggtcttcctttgttgcattgcatgggttgcctcccaagtagcgctttctttaacgtcgtacagccggacgaaaagcccattcactctccatttgtgcccacggcacccaaagaaatatcatc encodes the following:
- the LOC126614350 gene encoding uncharacterized protein LOC126614350 — protein: MSGPSDRRFDLNLVEEAAPPSSDNIWRPSFVSPTGPLTVGDSVMKNDMTAAVVARNLLTPKDNRLLSKRSDELAVKDSLALSVQCAGSVSNMAQRLFARTRQVESLAAEVMSLKQEIRGLKHENKQLHRLAHDYATNMKRKLDQMKETDGQVLLDHQRFVGLFQRHLLPSSSGAVPRNEAPNDQPLMPPPSRVLSSTEAPNDPPPVPSLSGALPTAETSPKQPL